In the genome of Thalassospira sp. ER-Se-21-Dark, one region contains:
- a CDS encoding tetratricopeptide repeat protein has translation MDRALKMVYYDEANVEKDIFAQLSLAQKHYLGDGMPRDESATRRILDQIHRQSRAFAAVCYGYMRSKGLGVAEDLGEGQQWYREAAYWFNEEAAAGGPVSANNLGYLYAKGLGVQENAETAAHWFEEAIEFGSVAALYNLGVCYLNGWGVPQDDEKAVSYFERASELNDPSAASVLAYLYLEGRGVRRDPSKSFEFNMRAARAGSVEAASALGYALGVGLGAERNIAESISWFELAASEGDAYAQANLAMYFCHSSDLKLFDRGWKMLSHAVNQGDASAKYQMTQIQIFGVPHREPDYANALDLAMDLAELGHPGGYHLIGVMYEHGLGVPVDMVRAATWYERAARKGSANGQAALGRLYAIGSGVEQDNILAYYWLKMSAPTEGSQAQREMGAIHARMSEDERKVAEKYVAENPGPRRGSFGLKPLEQDVFKSGRRQG, from the coding sequence ATGGATCGTGCACTTAAAATGGTCTATTACGATGAGGCGAATGTCGAAAAGGACATTTTCGCCCAGCTTTCGCTTGCCCAAAAGCATTATCTGGGCGACGGCATGCCGCGTGATGAGTCCGCGACCCGCCGCATCCTTGACCAAATTCACAGACAGAGCCGTGCTTTTGCGGCCGTTTGCTATGGCTATATGCGCAGCAAGGGACTCGGCGTTGCCGAGGATCTTGGCGAAGGCCAGCAGTGGTACCGCGAAGCGGCGTACTGGTTTAACGAAGAAGCTGCCGCTGGTGGTCCGGTATCGGCAAACAACCTTGGTTATCTCTATGCCAAGGGGCTTGGCGTTCAGGAAAATGCCGAAACGGCGGCGCACTGGTTTGAAGAGGCGATCGAGTTCGGCTCTGTCGCAGCACTTTACAACCTTGGTGTTTGCTATCTGAACGGTTGGGGCGTGCCGCAGGACGACGAAAAGGCTGTCTCCTATTTCGAACGCGCAAGCGAACTGAATGACCCGTCTGCTGCCAGCGTTCTGGCATATCTTTACCTTGAAGGCCGCGGTGTTCGTCGCGATCCTTCGAAATCGTTCGAGTTTAACATGCGCGCTGCACGCGCCGGCAGTGTCGAGGCCGCATCGGCCCTTGGCTATGCACTTGGTGTCGGGCTTGGTGCGGAACGCAATATCGCCGAAAGCATCAGCTGGTTTGAACTCGCCGCGAGCGAAGGCGATGCCTATGCCCAGGCCAACCTTGCGATGTATTTCTGCCATTCATCGGATTTGAAGCTGTTTGACCGTGGCTGGAAGATGTTGAGCCATGCGGTTAATCAGGGGGATGCATCTGCAAAATATCAGATGACCCAGATCCAGATTTTCGGTGTGCCGCACCGCGAACCCGATTACGCCAATGCGCTGGACCTTGCTATGGATCTGGCTGAGCTTGGCCATCCGGGCGGCTATCACCTGATCGGTGTAATGTACGAACATGGCCTCGGCGTGCCGGTTGATATGGTGCGCGCGGCAACCTGGTATGAACGTGCCGCCCGCAAGGGATCGGCAAATGGTCAGGCAGCACTTGGACGCCTTTATGCGATTGGCAGTGGCGTCGAACAGGACAATATTCTGGCCTATTACTGGCTGAAAATGTCGGCACCGACCGAAGGCAGTCAGGCGCAGCGCGAAATGGGGGCAATCCATGCCCGCATGAGCGAGGACGAACGCAAGGTGGCCGAAAAATACGTGGCGGAAAATCCCGGTCCGCGTCGCGGCAGCTTTGGCCTCAAGCCGCTTGAACAGGATGTTTTCAAATCCGGCCGCCGCCAAGGTTAG
- a CDS encoding flagellar motor protein MotB, translated as MSEDAPRKPEVKGPPPWMLSLADLISLLLTFFVMLFAMSKVKIDRWDEVVDALSQSIKPSPVEDTDEPMANMNIPRVYRKPAMNLDYLSAVIDDAIDDNPVLGDARMSREADKLVISLPGDILFVAGSSDMTPKAQQALFVLGGVLRNIGNRIGVQGHTDPRPLSGRGQYASNWELSLARAGAVANELKQSGYTDYINIYGFAASRYDQLPKLLDEEARFAMARRVDIVIEPHGGSGIGGT; from the coding sequence ATGAGCGAAGACGCACCACGCAAGCCTGAGGTCAAGGGCCCACCGCCCTGGATGCTTAGTCTGGCGGATCTGATTTCGCTGCTGCTGACTTTCTTTGTCATGCTGTTTGCCATGTCCAAGGTCAAGATCGATCGCTGGGACGAGGTCGTTGATGCCTTGTCGCAATCGATCAAACCTTCGCCGGTTGAAGATACCGACGAGCCGATGGCGAACATGAACATTCCGCGTGTGTATCGCAAACCGGCAATGAACCTTGATTATCTCAGTGCCGTGATTGACGACGCGATTGATGACAACCCGGTGCTGGGGGATGCGCGCATGTCGCGCGAAGCCGACAAACTGGTGATTTCCCTGCCGGGTGATATTCTGTTTGTTGCCGGTAGTTCGGATATGACACCCAAGGCGCAGCAGGCGCTGTTTGTGCTTGGCGGGGTGTTGCGCAATATCGGTAACCGTATCGGTGTTCAGGGGCATACCGATCCGCGGCCGCTTAGCGGGCGCGGGCAATATGCATCGAACTGGGAACTTTCGCTGGCCCGTGCCGGGGCTGTTGCCAACGAGTTAAAGCAATCCGGTTACACAGATTACATAAATATTTACGGATTTGCGGCATCAAGATACGACCAGCTTCCCAAACTCTTGGATGAGGAGGCGCGATTTGCAATGGCGCGCCGGGTCGACATTGTAATCGAGCCTCACGGGGGAAGCGGGATCGGAGGCACGTAA
- a CDS encoding flagellar motor protein MotB — MAEIEDDGPTPPSPPTNGAVALFLALYLLLLAFFILLNTISTFEEVKTREVQESLSSAFAAILPPTTSLQTVTSIEGPTVSAQETQDKLGHLFETAIKVVRVEVIQPGKLMEVIMHVDQLFDTNSILVRERQADFMRQLAEVLADDDGYASYEMEMVMGSQIEDKGTIQIENNLQIAQAGSFARELTDVGAPEDRFFVGIDPGADPFIVTFRFFWNFGPKEAPEPINRNGNGNETPAATPTSTTPDSGANGGGSGGQTGAVAPQQFMIPPANGGAQPSISQPIPLGPQASGGGG; from the coding sequence ATGGCGGAGATAGAGGACGATGGACCGACACCACCTTCCCCCCCTACAAACGGGGCAGTGGCGTTGTTTCTGGCGCTCTATCTTCTTCTGCTAGCCTTTTTCATTCTGCTCAATACCATTTCGACCTTTGAAGAGGTCAAAACCCGCGAAGTGCAGGAAAGTCTTTCCTCGGCATTTGCGGCCATTCTCCCGCCGACAACCAGTCTGCAGACCGTGACCTCCATCGAGGGGCCAACGGTATCAGCACAGGAAACCCAGGACAAGCTGGGGCATCTTTTCGAGACAGCCATCAAAGTGGTCCGGGTTGAAGTCATTCAGCCGGGCAAGCTGATGGAGGTCATCATGCATGTCGATCAGCTGTTTGATACCAATTCCATTCTGGTCCGCGAAAGACAGGCCGATTTCATGCGCCAGCTTGCCGAAGTGCTGGCTGATGATGATGGGTATGCCTCCTACGAGATGGAAATGGTCATGGGCAGCCAGATCGAAGACAAAGGCACGATCCAGATTGAAAACAATCTTCAGATCGCCCAGGCTGGATCATTTGCCCGCGAACTGACCGATGTCGGCGCACCCGAAGACCGTTTCTTTGTCGGGATTGATCCGGGTGCCGACCCGTTCATCGTGACGTTCCGCTTTTTCTGGAATTTCGGTCCCAAGGAAGCACCGGAACCGATCAATCGTAACGGCAACGGAAATGAAACGCCCGCCGCAACGCCGACCTCCACGACGCCGGATTCTGGCGCAAATGGCGGTGGTTCGGGCGGGCAGACGGGTGCTGTCGCGCCACAACAATTCATGATCCCGCCGGCAAATGGTGGCGCGCAGCCCTCCATTTCCCAGCCGATCCCGCTTGGACCGCAAGCATCGGGAGGTGGCGGATGA
- a CDS encoding protein phosphatase CheZ: MSKATKDELRQLLNDLQARLDGDDLKVEQLSDLMDQLSRFMGDKPTDDQKRLFGELDELSGIIRKMKSEIASLRPDDIKAEYIPNATDELDAIVDATAGATHEILDAMDTLEEFASTLPPEQAEIVTSATMRVYEACNFQDITGQRTTKVIKALKSIEERVEGLVTAFGDEIAKYAAANPRKKKEPEGEEALLNGPQLEGKGVTQADIDAMFN, from the coding sequence ATGTCTAAGGCGACCAAAGACGAGCTACGTCAGTTGTTGAATGATCTTCAGGCTCGCCTTGACGGTGATGACCTGAAGGTCGAACAATTGTCCGATCTGATGGATCAGTTGTCGCGCTTTATGGGCGATAAACCGACCGATGATCAGAAACGTTTGTTTGGCGAGCTCGATGAGCTTTCCGGCATCATTCGCAAGATGAAATCGGAGATCGCCTCGCTTCGTCCGGACGATATCAAGGCCGAGTATATTCCCAACGCAACCGACGAGCTTGATGCCATCGTCGATGCGACTGCCGGGGCAACGCACGAAATCCTTGATGCCATGGACACGCTTGAAGAATTCGCAAGCACCTTGCCGCCAGAACAGGCCGAAATCGTGACCAGTGCAACGATGCGCGTTTACGAAGCCTGCAACTTCCAGGATATCACCGGCCAGCGCACCACCAAGGTGATCAAAGCCCTGAAATCCATCGAAGAACGGGTTGAAGGGCTTGTGACGGCATTTGGTGATGAAATTGCCAAATATGCTGCTGCCAACCCGCGGAAGAAAAAAGAACCGGAAGGCGAAGAGGCTTTGCTGAACGGTCCGCAGCTTGAAGGAAAAGGCGTAACGCAGGCCGACATCGACGCGATGTTTAACTAA
- a CDS encoding response regulator produces the protein MAVDPNMPILIVDDYKTMLRIIRNLLRQLNFTNIEEATDGSMALRKLREAPFSLVISDWNMEPMTGLQLLKEVRADAKLKDMPFIMITAEAKTENVVMAKKAGVSNYIVKPFNAETLKGKMKTVIGDF, from the coding sequence ATGGCCGTCGATCCGAATATGCCGATCCTGATTGTGGATGATTACAAAACCATGTTGCGTATCATCCGTAACCTTCTGCGGCAGCTCAACTTTACGAATATTGAAGAAGCGACCGATGGTAGCATGGCGCTTCGCAAACTGCGTGAGGCTCCGTTCAGCCTCGTGATTTCCGACTGGAACATGGAGCCGATGACCGGTCTTCAGCTTCTGAAGGAAGTCCGCGCAGACGCAAAACTGAAGGATATGCCCTTCATCATGATCACCGCTGAAGCCAAGACCGAGAACGTGGTCATGGCGAAAAAGGCAGGCGTCTCCAACTATATCGTCAAGCCGTTCAACGCAGAGACGTTGAAAGGCAAGATGAAGACTGTCATTGGTGATTTCTGA
- a CDS encoding DUF6468 domain-containing protein, which yields MDFAFYLDLVMIVLLGATIVYAIILNRKLAAFRRSREDMQNFLTAFNAANERAETSITALKEMAEQSGERLREDIEKAGALNEDLSFMVDRGESIANRLEKAARDVNSVRRTAGNAADGMAAGGDGGKSAGAGNAGLGRMKAAKDRNDVIDDRDRVGVETRAEELAARMVGEIERGGNGPVDDGYDREEPARSGGSYGSRADVSDPYDQDEDAGRSEAERELLAALRSVR from the coding sequence ATGGACTTCGCGTTCTATCTGGATCTTGTGATGATCGTGCTGTTGGGGGCAACGATTGTCTATGCGATTATTCTGAACCGCAAGCTGGCAGCTTTTCGGCGTAGCCGCGAAGACATGCAGAACTTCCTGACCGCGTTCAATGCCGCCAATGAGCGTGCAGAAACGTCGATCACCGCCCTTAAGGAAATGGCGGAGCAGTCTGGCGAACGGCTGCGCGAGGATATTGAAAAGGCCGGCGCGCTGAACGAAGACCTGAGCTTTATGGTCGATCGCGGTGAAAGCATCGCCAACCGTCTTGAAAAGGCTGCGCGCGACGTTAATTCCGTGCGCCGTACCGCTGGAAATGCGGCCGACGGCATGGCTGCTGGCGGTGATGGCGGAAAATCGGCCGGGGCTGGTAATGCCGGTCTTGGGCGGATGAAGGCGGCCAAAGACCGCAATGATGTAATTGACGACCGTGATCGCGTCGGTGTTGAAACCCGTGCCGAAGAACTTGCCGCCAGAATGGTCGGCGAGATCGAGCGCGGGGGAAATGGCCCGGTCGATGATGGCTATGACCGTGAAGAGCCCGCGCGTTCGGGCGGATCATATGGCAGTCGGGCGGATGTGTCTGATCCCTATGATCAGGATGAAGATGCGGGACGCTCCGAGGCAGAACGTGAATTGCTGGCGGCCTTGCGGTCGGTTCGATAA
- the fliM gene encoding flagellar motor switch protein FliM, translated as MADEDEDDDALAAEWEAMAGGDDEGGDDGGEDMAAEWESMLGDDDGDDDGGGDDMAEAMGGGTSARVLNQDEIDSLLGFDDGSGAGDQSGIQAIINSSMVAYERLPMLEVVFDRLVRMMSTSLRNFTSDNVEVSLDNILSLRFGDYLNSIPLPAMLGVFKAEEWDNYGLLTVDSALIYSIVDVLLGGRRGTAAMRIEGRPYTTIERNLVERMIHVVLGDLSAAFDPLSPVTFRFERLETNPRFATIARHANAAIVAKLRIDMEDRGGRLELLIPYATLEPVRELLLQMFMGEKFGRDSIWENHLANELWQTHVNLLAVLDEQIMALGDVLNLEVGNRLVLNTGPTSPVEVRCGDVPLFKGLMGRKGDRIAIQVRDRARINEED; from the coding sequence ATGGCTGATGAAGACGAAGATGATGATGCTCTCGCCGCTGAATGGGAAGCCATGGCAGGCGGCGATGACGAGGGTGGAGACGACGGCGGCGAGGACATGGCCGCCGAATGGGAATCCATGCTCGGCGATGATGACGGCGACGATGATGGCGGCGGCGACGATATGGCCGAAGCCATGGGCGGCGGCACATCTGCGCGCGTTCTGAACCAGGACGAAATTGACAGTCTTCTCGGCTTTGATGACGGTTCGGGTGCAGGCGACCAGTCGGGTATTCAGGCCATCATCAACTCGTCGATGGTGGCCTATGAACGACTTCCGATGCTTGAAGTCGTGTTTGACCGCCTTGTGCGTATGATGTCGACATCCTTGCGTAACTTCACATCCGATAACGTCGAAGTCTCGCTTGATAACATCCTGTCGCTGCGTTTCGGTGATTACCTGAACTCGATCCCGTTGCCGGCCATGCTTGGTGTTTTCAAGGCTGAGGAGTGGGATAACTACGGGCTGCTGACCGTCGATTCAGCGCTGATTTATTCCATCGTGGACGTTCTTCTGGGGGGGCGTCGCGGTACGGCGGCCATGCGTATTGAAGGTCGTCCCTATACCACGATTGAACGTAACCTTGTGGAACGTATGATCCACGTGGTTCTTGGTGATCTTTCGGCTGCGTTTGACCCGCTAAGCCCGGTGACATTCCGCTTTGAGCGCCTTGAAACCAACCCGCGTTTTGCCACCATTGCTCGTCATGCCAACGCCGCCATCGTGGCGAAGCTTCGCATTGACATGGAAGACCGTGGTGGTCGACTTGAACTTCTGATCCCTTATGCGACGCTGGAACCGGTTCGTGAACTTCTGCTTCAGATGTTCATGGGGGAAAAGTTCGGTCGTGACTCCATTTGGGAAAACCACCTCGCAAATGAGCTGTGGCAGACCCATGTTAATCTATTGGCTGTTCTTGATGAACAGATCATGGCCCTTGGCGATGTCCTCAACCTTGAAGTTGGGAACAGACTGGTTCTTAATACTGGTCCGACCTCGCCTGTCGAGGTCCGCTGCGGGGATGTGCCGTTGTTCAAGGGGTTGATGGGGCGCAAGGGTGACAGGATTGCCATTCAGGTTCGTGATCGTGCGCGCATAAACGAGGAAGACTAG
- a CDS encoding flagellar basal body-associated FliL family protein produces MGDDVDEIEMDEGGGGRSKKMLVVVILLVLLLLGGAAAAYFTGMLQPVIDMLTGGGGEQTEEVITEDSIENDPGVPENVGFVDLPEILVNLNTGGGKQSYLKIRVSLEVADQGMLPQVEQMMPRIVDNFQVYLRELRPEDLSGSEGMFRLREELLIRVSAAAKPAKINDVLFKEMLVQ; encoded by the coding sequence ATGGGTGACGACGTCGACGAAATCGAAATGGACGAGGGTGGCGGTGGCCGAAGCAAAAAGATGCTGGTCGTGGTCATTCTACTTGTGCTGCTTTTGCTGGGCGGTGCTGCGGCGGCGTATTTCACCGGCATGCTTCAGCCGGTGATAGATATGCTGACCGGCGGCGGTGGCGAGCAAACCGAGGAAGTCATCACAGAAGATTCGATTGAAAATGACCCGGGCGTTCCGGAAAATGTCGGCTTTGTCGACTTGCCGGAAATTCTGGTCAATCTGAATACCGGTGGCGGAAAGCAGAGCTACCTTAAAATCCGTGTCAGTCTGGAAGTCGCCGATCAGGGCATGCTGCCGCAGGTCGAACAGATGATGCCGCGCATTGTTGACAACTTTCAGGTCTATCTTCGCGAACTGCGTCCAGAGGATCTTTCCGGCTCCGAAGGGATGTTCAGATTGCGCGAAGAACTTTTGATCCGGGTAAGTGCCGCGGCCAAGCCTGCGAAAATAAACGACGTTTTGTTCAAGGAAATGCTGGTACAATAA
- a CDS encoding flagellar hook-basal body complex protein has product MENVSYIALSRQKTLRSMMNNLSQNMANMNTTGYKEQRMMFTDWIAKNKDAPFRGEREISLVQDISQYRNTTVGNIEHTDRPLDVALSQPDMFFAVETPTGVQYTRSGNFSLDPGGQLITNDGFPVLSDAGQPLFFNEADGQIEIKGDGSISTDIGQIGKLQVVTVDNVQEMIVTGNTLYRAPEDENNADAVELVENPGIVQGALEKSNVNPISAMTQMIDVLRTYQSVSRSLESENERMRNMINKLGDVRA; this is encoded by the coding sequence ATGGAAAACGTTTCATACATTGCTCTGTCCCGTCAGAAGACGCTGCGCAGCATGATGAACAACCTGTCGCAGAACATGGCAAACATGAACACGACTGGTTACAAAGAGCAGCGCATGATGTTCACTGACTGGATCGCAAAGAACAAGGACGCGCCGTTCCGTGGCGAACGCGAAATCTCGCTGGTTCAGGATATCTCGCAATACAGAAATACCACTGTCGGCAACATTGAACATACAGATCGTCCGCTTGATGTGGCGCTTAGCCAGCCGGACATGTTCTTTGCCGTCGAAACACCAACCGGTGTCCAATATACCCGTTCGGGCAACTTTTCCCTCGATCCGGGCGGCCAGCTGATCACCAATGACGGTTTTCCCGTGCTGAGTGATGCCGGGCAGCCACTGTTCTTTAACGAGGCAGACGGCCAGATCGAAATCAAGGGCGATGGGTCCATTTCGACCGATATCGGCCAGATCGGCAAACTTCAGGTCGTTACTGTCGATAACGTGCAGGAAATGATCGTCACCGGGAACACCCTTTATCGTGCGCCGGAAGATGAAAACAACGCAGACGCCGTCGAACTTGTCGAAAATCCCGGCATCGTTCAGGGCGCGCTGGAAAAATCCAACGTCAATCCAATCAGCGCCATGACGCAGATGATTGACGTTCTTCGCACGTATCAATCGGTCAGCCGTTCTCTTGAAAGCGAGAACGAGCGTATGCGCAACATGATCAACAAACTCGGGGATGTCCGCGCCTGA
- the flgG gene encoding flagellar basal-body rod protein FlgG, giving the protein MRSLDIGALGMQAQSTNVDVTSHNIANMTTTGYKRQRAEFQDLLYQDLRRAGSPSSDTGTIVPTGVQVGLGVKTAAIGRYMGQGSLTMTENELDIAIQGRGYLQIDLPSGETAYSRDGTLKLDANGALVTKDGFAVQPGITVPANARSVTINSNGEVFAEIDGQVAPQNLGQLQLATFINPPGLNALGDNLFLETEASGQANVGAPGDVGYGTVQQGYLESSNVNVVQEITNLIKAQRAYEMNSKSISTTDEMMSAVSNLR; this is encoded by the coding sequence ATGCGGTCACTTGATATCGGCGCTTTGGGCATGCAGGCTCAGTCCACCAACGTGGATGTGACCTCGCACAACATCGCCAACATGACCACCACCGGCTACAAGCGCCAACGTGCTGAATTCCAGGATCTGCTGTATCAGGATTTGCGCCGTGCAGGTTCGCCGTCCTCCGACACCGGCACGATCGTGCCAACCGGTGTTCAGGTTGGCCTTGGCGTGAAGACCGCCGCAATCGGCCGCTACATGGGTCAGGGGTCGCTGACCATGACCGAGAACGAGCTTGATATTGCCATTCAGGGCCGCGGGTATCTTCAGATCGACCTGCCCAGCGGGGAAACGGCTTATAGCCGTGATGGTACGCTTAAACTTGATGCCAACGGTGCGCTTGTGACCAAGGATGGCTTTGCGGTTCAGCCGGGCATCACGGTTCCGGCCAATGCGCGCTCGGTAACCATCAACTCCAACGGTGAAGTTTTTGCCGAGATCGATGGCCAGGTTGCCCCGCAGAACCTTGGTCAGCTTCAGCTTGCGACCTTTATCAACCCGCCGGGCCTTAACGCCCTTGGCGACAACCTGTTCCTTGAAACCGAAGCATCCGGCCAGGCCAATGTCGGCGCCCCGGGGGATGTTGGCTATGGCACGGTTCAGCAGGGATATCTTGAATCCTCGAACGTCAACGTGGTTCAGGAAATCACCAACCTGATCAAGGCGCAGCGCGCTTATGAAATGAACTCCAAATCGATCTCGACCACGGACGAGATGATGAGCGCCGTCAGCAACCTGCGATAA
- the flgA gene encoding flagellar basal body P-ring formation chaperone FlgA, producing MAQSSQGSNLRNNQPSSSSVFLKPDALVEGQYVTLGDLFSGLDPQQQDIAVAHAPQPGKQTVLDYRWLYGIAQRHNVEWRPRTTADQVLITRASQVITMDEIREAVEISLVDYGIQRPFTVDLSSDNFQIHLPVDAQNSVDVSAIEVNSRTQRFVASVTTGAQTAQQRTYRISGKYYPLTSVPVLVEPVSRGSVIRSDQVEYRDFRSERVPNGAIRDINDVIGKEVMRPSNPNEPLMFRDLSNPILVRRGSLVIIRLVTANMSLTARGKAMEDGSLGDVIRVVNQSSNKTIQVEVVAENEVRALPALSQ from the coding sequence TTGGCGCAATCATCCCAAGGCAGCAACCTTCGTAACAATCAGCCGAGCAGTTCTTCTGTCTTTCTCAAACCTGATGCCCTGGTCGAAGGTCAGTATGTGACCTTGGGTGATCTGTTTTCCGGGCTAGATCCCCAACAGCAAGATATTGCCGTTGCCCATGCGCCACAGCCGGGCAAACAAACCGTTCTTGATTATCGCTGGCTATACGGGATTGCCCAGCGACATAATGTCGAATGGCGTCCACGCACAACAGCCGATCAGGTCCTGATCACGCGCGCCAGCCAAGTGATTACCATGGATGAGATCCGTGAAGCGGTTGAAATCTCGCTGGTTGACTATGGTATTCAGCGCCCCTTCACGGTCGATCTTTCGAGTGACAATTTCCAAATTCACCTGCCCGTTGACGCCCAAAACAGTGTTGATGTCAGTGCCATCGAAGTTAATTCACGCACCCAGCGCTTTGTTGCCAGCGTCACAACCGGCGCCCAGACAGCCCAACAACGGACATATCGGATCAGCGGCAAATATTACCCGCTAACAAGCGTTCCGGTGTTGGTCGAGCCAGTATCGCGCGGCTCCGTCATCCGTTCCGATCAGGTTGAATACCGTGATTTCCGGTCCGAACGAGTTCCAAACGGGGCCATTCGCGACATCAATGATGTTATTGGCAAGGAAGTCATGCGGCCCAGCAATCCCAATGAACCCTTGATGTTCCGGGATCTGAGCAACCCCATTCTGGTCCGTCGCGGATCGCTTGTGATTATTCGCCTAGTCACTGCCAACATGTCCCTGACCGCACGCGGCAAGGCAATGGAAGACGGATCACTTGGGGATGTCATTCGCGTGGTCAACCAATCGAGCAACAAGACCATTCAGGTCGAAGTTGTGGCCGAGAACGAAGTCCGCGCTCTGCCCGCTCTGTCGCAGTAA